The sequence AAGTCTCATACTAAAATTACATATCATACAAGAATCATCATGCTACATCATGTTGTCTTAAGGATTAACATCATCAACTCAAATCCTAAATACAttaacaagacaacaacttaataaccaacaagtcttggtataAGTAGCTATAACATGATCATGTTTTTGACACTCAACATTATAATTGACAGCTCACAcaaccatctaaactcggatcatcacgctaatctcctcatcccttgttcttcaagttcgcttTTGCCCAGATCCActcccacctattgccatgacacatacaacacaacaatagccggataactccggtgagaaatatatttcccagtaaaagtaactaaacatgcataacacagcatatatcaaattcatgatataaaagtaactacaatgcatgttttaaaacaaggttctctagttcatcgtttgggatcccaagaagaagatatcataactaaccaccgactctcccgatcgaggtggggctacttatcttgcttctctagactttgaagccattatatatgtaaatcagatgttaggctaagtcaaccacccaggccgtacatatataatccctcaaatcgtctatttgaacgtttccgttcatttcaaaatcaaagaataagtcttacaagatgaatgcaacatatatcatcataaaagcattcattaacatcaaagactcattcaacaattaatagaagagcatataaaagcaaataaacacaaaagtatgtgatttagggaactcgatacaaaccatctcgagttataatcccaatcgaataatagttcacttttacctttcaaatgtgaggttTCAAGGCAACTTCAAGCTATCAAATCTGAACCAACACAACCACCAAAACCATCTCAAAAGCTGCTCAAGCTTCAaccaaacttcaaggcaaaaagttACAAaccttgtgtttttttttattggtttCGAAGTCGACGTTCTCGAGCTCAATATCCCTTGTTTACAAGCTGAAACCACAACATAATGGCCAAAGAACATCAGCTTAAACTTATCTCAATAGCAGCTCAAGCATAAGATAGTAAACAGCCTCAAATCAAAAGTTTCGACAGCATATCGGTATCATTCGGCGATCCCGAACTCAACTAAGTCATTCTAACAATCATATCAGCTGTATAGGATTCAAAACCATCATAAttcctcaacatatcagcaacatATACATTGAATAGTGGCTGAGAAATCATAAGAAtatgatacaacaatcattcctcaacCCAATTTCAATATAACAAAGTATAGAAGCTCATCAACCTCAATTCACAacacaaatctgataactaccattttcgaattctcaaaccctgatgaactgaaataaaacttacatcaaattgaaggtctcgttgcaaggattttcggaatcgaaatcggatatccGAAACTCAAGATATTGCAATTACAAGATAAAGAAAACACTTAGAATATCTTTGTGCTTTTCTCTCGGTTCTTGCCTTCTCAATTCTGATGAAATCTGATGGAATAAGGTTGAATCACACGTGCATGCTAAGAAAATCAACAAGTGTCCAACTCAAGTTCcagattttgcactttagcccctcaagacttcaataattgcaattcagccttcaatttctcaattcattcaatttaaatcctaaataatttaagaatattagaatttaaatcaaaactccaaatattcccaaattaattattctcggattaaaattaaataattccgggcatTACATATTCTATAATCTGTGTAGCTTAATCAACAATTTTGATTCCAAGTTTCAAATTTTCAACATGGCCACGCAAAGCTATTACACTAAACCTTAATGATCTGTAAAACTTTCTTTTAACAAAATCTTCACGCTCAAGTTTAAGACCTCATCACAACAAAGTAATAAAGTCACCATCTTTGAATTAAGTTGAACAATAAACTATTGATATATAACAAGAACCAGATGACATGCCAAAAACTTAGCTTACCACAATGGTTTCGAGAAAATAAATATGTGAGTGTGCGCTTGTGTATATATCACCTTAAAAAATTTACAAACAAGAACAAAATCACATCAAATGCAAAAGAATTCGCGCAAGAAATACACAGCAAGactaaaaaaatagaaattttggtaaaaaaatgaaaaaaaaactttaaaaaaatataacttgGAAATGACGACGAAAATGGGGCGGGTCGGGGATGGAGATGCCTCCCCCCATCCCCGTCCCTGGATACAAAACTCATCCCCATACCGGCctcattcccagttattttttaTCGGGGATTCCCATCGCCACACGTGCGGGGACTTAATTCTCATCTCCGTCCCCATACCTGAatatatagaaatatatattttagggTTTAGAAAACTGAGATAGTTGCATGAATTTTTGTTGGAAAAAAATTAGGCAAACTGATGGCAAAATATCAGTTTAGGTGAGGTAAAACTGATTCCATAAGATCAGTTTAGGTGAGGTAAACTGATGTCATAATATCAATTTACGAGTGGTAAAATGAAGACGCAGGATCAGTTTACGAGAGGTAAACGATGGTGTATGATCAGCTTATGAGAGGTAAACTGATGACGCAAATTCAGTTTGGTACCAGGTAAACTGAAGGTATCCGATCAGTTTAGTATCAGGTAAACTAATATTGTAAGAGGAGTTTGGTGTTTGCTGATAGTGAATAACTAGACTGATGGTACATGATCAGTTTAGTACCAAGTAAACTGATTGCAGGTAGACAAATGATATAAGATCAGTCTGGTATGTCAGTTTAGTAGATATATCAGTCTGGAAGATCAGTTTGGCAACTATGAAAGTGGAGGTGTTTGTAGCTCAAACTTCAAATGACCATAACTTTTGATCCAGGAGGAATTTTTCTATTGTAATATATCTACAGAAATGTCTTTTTGATACGCATCAAACTCTACCATTTTATTGTATTATCGGCAAAAACAAACCCCTCTTCATCCAGAACAAGCTTCCCCTGTTTCACAACATCTGCTGCCAAAAAGTCTTTTCAATTTGGAAGATTACTCAGAGGTCTTATTGGAAGATCACTCAGAACCTGTATTATGTAACTTATTCTTAGTATAGAGTCTGATAGGGGAATCCTTTCAGACTTTGGTGAAAGCGAATTTCATCAATTGTCAATTCTTGTTCTTGACGCACATTGAAAATGTTCTCTTGAGCAGGTGAAAGAATGCGTTTGTgcacataaaatataataaatctcAAGGACTCATATTTCCACACGAGGAAGGGTGACATACAATATGAGTCACAATTGACACGAGAAAACAGAATGGTTATCGGGTCAACCATAGTAAATCTCTGAAAAAATCTCAGTTTGCCATCTGGCCAAACAGGGAGAGAGGGGACAACAAGAAAAATTGATGAGATTTGGGTAGATGGGAGTTGGACTGAAATGGGACTGGTCACTCCAAATACAAGATTTGCAAAACGATGGCaggacaaaaaaaaaactaaataggGGTTCCATATCACCAACTCTGTTCGGAATGCTCAGGATAGTGTCATCAGAGAGGCCGTCAAAATATCGTCCAATCCTTTGATTTTCAGGTTGTTCGGCCAttgttaattgttattattattattattattattattattattattattattattattatcggggcGGGTTTGGGAATGGAGATATCATCCACATACCCGCCCAATATGAttcggggatttttaaaaatccccaaacccaaaccaTACCTGAAAAACCTCCACCATATCCGCCTCGTTTCGGATTTTCCCACCGGTCCCCGAACCCGTGGGAAAATTGTCATCTTTACTTGGACACCAAAGTTCAATCAAATTCACAATTACCTGAAATGATAACAGCCACGACCATGCTTAAATCCACCCTTGAACTCTTCAGTCGTCCTTATACCATCATTGGGTTCCTGATCTTCTCATGAAAGAAACACAAGTTAGTTTAATACAGTGTTTAAAAAaccggaccggccggttcgaccgggaaccggtcACTGGTCCGGTTCGGAATACCCCTAAAAACGGTTCAACCGCTCAGAATCGGTCAagaaccggtcaaaaccggTCGAACCGACCAAGAACCGGTCCCAAGAACTGGCGAgaaaaccggttgaaccggtttttgaattttttttatttttttaaattttttttaattttaaaatcttaatttaatattttattatatatatacacatgattatttgaatatatatagttatttattttttaaactattataaatatatttttgtttatttatatacatcttttagatttttaaaattttaaagatattattaattatattatattatataaacggttttccggTTCGACCGTCAGATTAAAACGGTCTAACCGGTTGGATCGTTTTTTTTAGATAGACCGGTTCGATTATCGTtccggttatgaaaacattggtttaatatttatatatataagtgaGACACTGAGAGTGTTGGTTTTTTCTACATCCATCATCGTCGCAAGCTTGGTTTTGGTGAGACACACTGAGAACctgaaagtatatatatatatatatatatatatatatatatatatatatatatagactttatcccccgcaccctagggtgcggaGAATCCGTGCACACCCGTGCACAAAATAATTTCGATTGACTTGAAATTTTTACGGTAGGATCGTTTCAAAAATACGAATCTaacgatatatcatatgctacaaatttcaatctcgaTGGCCGAAATCGTGAAAATGACCAAAAATTTCACATTTAACCCTATTTCCGGCCATTTTCACGATTCCGTTTaccgagattgaaatttgtagcaTAAGATATATCGTTGGATTCGTATTTTTAAAACGATCCTACTATAAAAATTTCAAGTCAATCGAAATTATTTTGAACACGGATGTGCACGGATTccccgcaccctagggtgcgggggatcaagtctatatatatatatatatatataaaatttcaagTCAATCGAAATTATTTTGAACACGGATGTGCACGGATTccccgcaccctagggtgcgggggatcaagtctatatatatatatatatatatatatatatatatatatgtagtttAATATCTATGTAATGTCGCATATTGGAAGAATTGGTCAATTGTAGGTGATCtttgaaaaatttattatgGCACACATTACAATATTTAAATGGAACACATGGAGGCTAAATGTTCAACAAAGATATATGAAAAATTCAATTGAAAAATTTTCTTCTCATTTTTACGAGGAGAgggagctctataaatagagctctcATTCATCAGAAGTAATTATCCCAACATCCAGTTCTCTTTCAGTCTAAAGCATTCAATTGATTTGAGTGTATTTCtattatatttgtgagataagTTTTTTCCTAtattaagagagtgagtgtctctttggaaacacagagaggttgtaattcttcaaatattatagtggaatcttttcattttttccatggatttaccctaataatttttgggggtttttcacgtaaatcttggtgtctattttagtcttcaattttcatattatatacatatatatatataacagtaGCACATGAGGGCGTTTTTTGCATAAGAAGGTATGCACTCCTTCCGCGCCCCCACTATGTACGTACAGTGTACGTACAGCGAATCTCGAatcatattttttgttttgtcacatttatttttcatttatcaaataaaaatatatatttaattcgtaGCGAGAATGTTTGATTGGTGGATAAAAATCTTAAGTTTTTTTTAGAGTAATAAAAATCTTAAGTTATTATATTAAAGTGTTGAGATtcaacataattaataattgatCTCCTTTCCTAGTTAAAAGGATGCGCATATTATTATTCAAATAAAGAAGATTTAATAAACGGATGTTTAGGAGCTAATTGATGGAAATAGTCctatatattttgtatattttgttCTTTCATAATATGAATgagaatattattttataatctctCGTGCTAAGATGGTATCAGTATCAGGATAAAAATACAGCCACAACCATCGGAAAAAAAACTCCACAAATAAACAAAACTCCCAAATCCAATTCTCCTATGTCACCGCTTCACCACTTGTCATCCACCGTTTGTTTTCTGCCAagcattcattttttttttctttgaaccAAGCAGATCCATGTTGCTGAAATCCACCAAGGCCACAAACAAAGAATCACGCAAATAAATTCATGGCAGAGAAAAGTGGGTCTTCTGAGCCCAAATTTATCCCTGTTATTGTTCAATCAGAGGGTGCCTTTAATGCAGGCATTATCCTTACAGAAACAAATTATTTTGTATGGTCCCAATTGATGGAGATGCATATTTCCGAGCGAGAAAAACTCTCCTATATAACACGACAAACACCTCCACCTACAGCATCAGAAAAAGGGTATGACAAATGGTATGCCGACAATCAGAAGGTTAAACGATGGCTTTTGATGTCCATGTCTCCAGACATTATGAAACGCTATTTACGTATACCTACTGCTCGTGAAATATGGAGTACACTGTCCAAAGTATTTTATGATGGAAACGATGAGATGCAAGTTCTTTCTTTGCACCAGAAGGCTTTTTCACCCAAGAAAGGTGACACAACTCTCTCTTTGTTTTATGGACAACTAACAGAAATATTTTAGGAACTTTACCATCGTGATAAAGTGATCATAAAAGATCCTGATGATGTTAAAGCATACAAGCAATCCATAGAATGATTACGAGTTCATATCTTTCTAGCGGGGTtggataaaaatttttatccaATCCGTCGAGAAATTTTACGTCATGAACCTCTCTCAAGTTTAGAAGAATGTTACTCCTTAGTTCGTTGTGAGGTCTTGCGCACTGCAACCCTGAATGATGATGAAGAGAAACTTGAAGCTTCCGCTATGATAACAAGAAACCAATCCCATCAATCATCAAATGCTATACCAAAATCTTCTTATCCTAAGAATTTCAAAAGAGcaaacaaataaacatccaGTTGCTCTCATTGCAACCAAACGGGACATTCCAAAATTAATTGCTTTGAAATCATTGGATATCCAGATTGGTGGGACCCCACTCGACATAAAAATTCTAAGAGGCTTTCAACGGCAGCGATGGCTCAACCTACAAAATATGATGTCACTCCAACAACATCGGCCTTGGTCACAACTGTGAACACAACTGGTAAGGTCGTAAATATCTCTTCCCATATGTTGAAAAATTCTTGGATAATTGATTCTGGTGTTACGGACCACATGAAATTTGATGTTAAACAAGTCCCACACATTCAAACATCCTCACAAACATGTGTGTCCACTGCCAACGACAATACTACCAAAGTTGTCAGTGAAGGTTCATTACATCTCACAAAAAACTTGCATCTTGATTCTGTGTTAGTTGTTTCTTCTTtagattataatattttatctgTATCTCAAATCACGACAGCTCTATCGTGTGTTGTAATTTTTTGGCCTAATTATTGTGTGTTTAAGGATATTCAGACTCGACAAACTATTGGTTATGGTGTTAAAAAGGGGAAACTTTACTATTTGGATTTGAAGACCAATACTTCAACCAGATTACAACAGGCTTTAGTCGTAGAAAGCTCTACTATAACAAGGAACATGAAAGAGATTGGCTTTGGCATCGACGGTTGGGGCATGCCTCCTTTGGctatttgaaaaaattatttCCTAGTTTATCTAAGACTTTGGATATTTCTTCTTTTAAATGCGATGTTTGTGAACTTGCAAAAAGTCATTGCACTTCTTTTcctctcattttaaataaaagTCCAGTTCCTTTTATGATTATTCATTCTGATATTTGGGGACCATCCAAAATCCCTACATTAGGCGGATCTCGTTGGTTTGTTACTTTTATAGATGATTGTACTCGAATGACTTGGGTGTGCTTGATGAAAACAAAATCTGAGGTAAATTTGttgtttcaaaaattttatacaaCAATTCATACTCAATACAATGCTCGAATCCAAGTGTTACAAAGTGACAATGGCAGAGAATACACTTGCTCTGAAGTTTGCCAATTCTTGGAGAGTCGTGGTTCCATTCATCAAACCAGTTGGCCGAACATgcctcaacaaaatggtgtgGCCATGGCCGAACGAAAAAATCGACATTTGTTGGAGGTTGTTCGTGCTTCACTGATCAATGCCCACATGTCATTATGTTATTGGGGAGAAGCTCTTCTATCTGCCACATATCTTATTAATCGTGTTCTATATCAATCTCTCAACTTTCTAACACCTTTTCAGGCACTTACAGAAGGTGTTGTCACACTTGTAGTTCCTAACTTACCTCCACATGTTTTTGGTTGTGTCGCTTATGTTCATCTTCACACACACCAATGCAGTAAGCTCATGCCTCGAGCCTTAAAATGCGTCTTTGTTGGATATGCTACGCATAAAAAAGGGTACCAATTTTATCATCCCCAACTAAACGGATGTACATTACTAAAGATGTCGTATTTCATGaagaaataatttattttcttgaGTCTAACTTTCAGGGGGAGTCTCTTGAAGAAATTCAGACTCTCATACATAACCTCGATGAAAACATAGTCGAAGTTCCCGATACACATgtaagtatttttttatttcagtagtagtatttaaataatgatacaacaagagcagaagtTTGTGATATGGAATCCAATGCTCAAAACAAAGAAGTAAGTGAGTGTCGGCACAACCCAGAAATCAATGTGACATCTGATCTCAACTCTCTATCAAGTGAAACACCAAACCATCACGAGGACAATGAGGTTCCTCACACTGTACTTGaattatctacaagaaaattaCCACCTCGGTCTACAAGAGGTATTCCAAAACTCACATATGAACTCCTATTGGCTAACAAAGTAAGATATCCCATGAACCATTATATGTCTGTTAATCGCTTGTCAAAAACAAATCAGTCTTTTGCAAATCAATTATCTACTGTATCTATACCTAACAGTGTGTAGGAAGCATTAACTGATCCAAGATGGAAAGCAACAATGAATGAAGAAATGGTCtctttgcaaaaaaaaaacaaaacaaaacttgGGAACTTGTAGAGTGTTCTGctggaaaaaaaaatagttgGGTATCGATGGACAACAAAGAAGCTTGTGATACAGCTCATAATCCAGTCCAACATGATCGTACAAAACATGTTGAGGTATATAGATTCTTTATTAAAGAAAAATTTGATGAGAAGATTAATTATAAAGCTACCCAATGTTCGATCAGAAGATCAAGTAGCTGATATTCTAACCAAAGAAGTCTCGAATCGGGTCTTCTCAAAGTTTCTAGTCAAGTTGGGCATGCGTGACATCTATGCACCAACTTGAGAGGGAGTGTTGAGATtcaacataattaataattgatCTTCTTTCCTAGTTAAAAGGATGTGCATATTATTATTCAAATATAGAAGATTTAATAGACGGATGTTTAGGAGCTAATTGATGGAAATAGTCCTATATATTCTGTATCTTTTGTTCTTTCATAATATGAATGAGAATATTATTTTATCATCTTTCGTGCTAAGAATAAGcaatgatatttaaatttacttaaaattaaattaagtgtGCTCGagttaaaaaaatatacatatttgTTTGAACAAAGAGACAGACAGGTTTTAATAAGTAGCAAGTCTAACCAATTTATTGAtttggattttaattttgaaattgtgaatgaaacaGTAAACTCGACCCTATCTACAAATAACATAGTCAGAGATAATCACGGTGTGATTTAGTACTTAAATCATGCATGTATCCGATGATTGATATCTCAATACATGAGTATGTTTAATGTTACAATGTTGATGCATGTGATAAATCATGAATTATTAGATCAACGATTAGAATAATACTCGTAAAATATGTTGAAATTTACCGTCGTAATGTAGATGCTTTTTTTTTCCTCAAAAGATTATGAAATTAGGAGCATCATATAAGACAGATGGAGTAATTAAATAATGTTTTCTCaagaatttatatatttaaaatagttTTATCATTGTTATCTAAATGATATAATTAAAACTtgatgaataaataaattttcgAGTTAACGTTTGATGAGattggataaaaaaaattaagttacTAATCTTTTATGGGCGACTAAACTGGGTactaatcagttttctcaattTGTCTTAATTAGTTTctataatgaaatgcatgttaattaatataaaatcatACAACcaacatgcatatatattttatactaCTATTTAATAAAGTGTGAGAGGTGAAACTAATCCCAAACCTGAACAACATTGGAAGTTGGAACTtcttaattaaacatatatagGCAAGGGATGGGAATATCGAGAATGCTAGGCGACATTGAGTATTAATTAATtcttatacatatatatatatatatatatatatgagcttTTGCGTTTCGAAACACGCACAACTATTCATCATTGCCTAATATTCAAatactaaaatataattttaaaactcgattaccaaaatatttggttgatatatatattatatatatatatatatatatataaagtattATTCATATTCCAAAAAATGTTAATAACACTCAACATCTATACACTTTTGTATATTTTATTGACAACCCAATATCTCATCTGCAAAAATGTTGCAAAAAGTTTGATATGCATTCTTGcatgtgtttatatatatatatatatatatatgacaagGGGGTTTATTCTTAGCCGTCGCTTTCCAAAACCCGACCTTGGCCACTGCCCTCCATCTCATTAAAGAAGTACCCATAATTCGTCCGATTCCTCCATTTTTGGCATCTCTTGCGTGGATCAACAAAAAAAGAATGTAAAGCAATATTATGAATAAAACTATagaattataatttaattaagtacGTGAGTGCAATATATATACGTCTATTGCACGAACTAATCGGTGCATATATAGATGTATAATTGGTTCTAATTAGTATTAAAATTGCATGCATGGGTGGTGATCCCAAGATGGCGTCAAAatctttttctttaaaaaaaactatatataaatCGATTTtgtaacttttttaaaaaaaaataatttgaaaaacaCCCTTAATGATTCATGATCAACCACGATCCACTCTTTCAATTATTTCATGAACAATAACACAATAATCGGGGATCATTATGCGACAATTATGACAGAAAAATCTAatcaatatataaaattttggtGCGAatataaataacaataatagTTAATTGGTTAAAaagaacatatatatacatgccaATTAGTTCTTCAGGGTTGTGCTCGTAGAAGTTGAGCGAAGTAATAATATCGTCCATTTCGTCCAGAAGTGGGAAACCGTTAACGCTGAGCATCAAATAATATGATATCAGTATTCATCAATGGGACAAAATCTAAATCCTGTCGGTAGATTCATGACTCCGATCGTTTGGCTGGAGAAGTTCACGATTGCTGAAGTTTTTTAGAAATTttgggagtgtttgcaatcactaaaaaaaatgattgttagattttggctttaaaaaaatcatttttgtatgTTTCTTAAACTCAAATTTTGTGTTAGCTAACTTATGtttaaattaattgaaagtcaaaagctagtcatatggtgattatgattctccaaaagtgattctaatgaAAAGGTAAATGTTAAAATCACTTTAtattaatcacttatttatcaaacactatcaaactttgatttttagattttcatatttgttttcaaacactaccaaattttgatttttcttaatttttttataatctaaAAATTTAATCACTTGCACAAAAGCATAATCTTTTGCAAACACtactttaaaatgattttagtAGTTATTACgtgtatgtgtatatataatgTAAATTTCAGTTAAGAGTCCTCTTGTGAATGAAAAACGGTGCCTCCATAAAATTTTAAAggcaaaattatttttttggtcatgtatgtttcaatcttttatattttcagatttcagttttagtccgctatctttattttttttttggcaattttagtcctttttttcGGCGTGGCGGTGACGTGgaaccaattcagtgctgatgtggagctgacgtgtacaatgccacgtaagcattttcaaataaaaaggaCCGTAAtcgccaaaaatcaaaacaagcaggactaaaactaacatatgaaaacatagatgaTCAAAATCGTAAAGTGACAAGCATATAGGACCAAATTTGTAGTTTTTtccaattttaaattatccAATCCACAAAATTGAATCGATATTTTTAATACTGGGCTAAGATTTACTAATTGCTACTAGATTCTAATATATCCTGCCCATTTGTTTTatgattaatttattatttcccCCATAAAACGGGGCAAGAAATTGAAGTCCCATTCGGGGAAATGGAAAAGCCCAGACGGCGGAATATACCAACTGATCCAAATGCTAGggatttattgtaaattttcggCATGTCGGCGGGTTGTGGCAGCTGTTCTGCGGAGAGAGCAGCTTTGGCAGCTCTTTCACAGCCCCAGCTGAAACAGAATCATGCTCCAGTCCAATCTTTCGATTCGAAATTTCAACTTCGGGTGATTTATTTCAATACATCCTGCAACAGCCCGAATACACACTAGTAGTTTTGTTTCCTCGGCACAGGGGATATTCATTGGGATTCGAGGATTTGATGGTGAATTGATCGGGAAAGGGATGCATGGGACTTGGTACAATTAAGGCATGCAGTAGTTGGCAAAGATTCCGATGCCGTACGTGCTGGTGAAGAGGTTGGAATCATGGCTTATCGGGGGAGGAGTTTACGCGGCGAT comes from Henckelia pumila isolate YLH828 chromosome 4, ASM3356847v2, whole genome shotgun sequence and encodes:
- the LOC140867688 gene encoding uncharacterized protein; this encodes MHISEREKLSYITRQTPPPTASEKGYDKWYADNQKVKRWLLMSMSPDIMKRYLRIPTAREIWSTLSKVFYDGNDEMQVLSLHQKAFSPKKDWWDPTRHKNSKRLSTAAMAQPTKYDVTPTTSALVTTVNTTGYSDSTNYWLWC